The segment gcaaatctcatagaCCCAAAATTTTCTGCAATGAGCGGCATCATAGTGGCAGCAGCTCTggtgattgattgattgattgatttatttatttttcatttttgagagatttttttcttcattaatttggaagctgtgctttttttttaccttgtttGTGTGACACTTTTTTAACATCTGATACCAATGCAAGGGAAGAGTTGTTCAGTCACAGGAGCCTACCAAAACCAAACTAATGTCTGGAAAAAGAACCCAAATCCTTGATAAGTTGAAGAGGAAACAACACGGATGTAGTGCTGGAgcaagaagcagaaagaggtgGAGAAATTTAAGCCACTTCTTTCTTGATCCTTATTGGGAATGTGAGatcaatagaaaataaaatgggCAAGCATGCTGACAAAGACGGAGCACGAATATTGGGAATGTTGTATATATTATGTGTCACTGAGACATTCCAGCAGTTGACACACCTACAGTAAAGAGGCTACAAGACACAGTATGAAAACAGATTAATAATTTCAGCAGTTGCATCCACAACAGAAAATGCATTGTTGGATTTACTCTATGCATACTGgtccttttcctccatttggaAAATCAGACCACAATCTGATCCTCCCCATCTCCAGTTATATACCCATCCTTCAGCAGCAACATGTGATCAAAAATGCTTTGAGAAGTTAATCTCAGAGAGTTAAAGAAACTCTGAAGGGGTTCTGCCAACCCATAGATTGGAATGCTCTCTGAATCACATGGAGATTATGTTAATCTTGTAACTTATGTCACAGGCTGTATAAACTTCCGTGTGGAGACTATCATCCTCACAAAGACAGATTCTTCCCCTGTAACAAGCCTGGATCACTGGTGACTTAAAAAGATGCTGAACGTGAAAAAGAAAGTCTCTGGGGAGGGAGGCAGGTAGTTACTGAggagattaaataaaataactaaaaGAAGAGATTAGAGAGGGCAAAGAGGTATACAGAAAAAGACTGGAAAACTAACTTCAGCAGAACAACGTGTACAATGTGTACATGAAAAATATCACAGGGTTTATGGAGAGGGGGTTCAGACCGATGGAAGTGTGGACGGAGCCAATTAACTGAATATGTTTTTCAATAGGTTTAGTTCAGAACAGCACTCGGCATTCTCCGCCCCTGCCTCCAGCTACAAAGATCTCACACCCTTCCTGGACCCACAAACTTCCTGCCATACCTCTACAGTATCATCTTTCACCTCAGACATGGATCTTAACAAAGCTTCACCAACATCTCCCCCTCACATCAGGACACGCTGAGACCTCCTCTGCCTACTCTCTATCCTGTCTgtcagtcaggtgaagaggcagctgGAGGGACACATCACTGAACCAGAAAAATAATGTGTATTCAGATGGTGTCAGCCTTATTGTCCTGAAGGCCCGTGTGGGGCAGCTGTGGGATTCTACAGCACCACCTCTTCAACCTTAGCCAGTCAAAAGAAAGTTATAGAAATCACATTTGCCATCAGTGAATACAGATCAGCTGCCCTAACATCCCACATCATAGAGGTCTTGAGGAGACCAgtctcatctggacaaagcagccATCACTaagaggatcatgttctttgattacTCTAGTGCTTTTCATACAATTCAGCCTCCAGAAAATATAAGCAGATGCCTTTTACAATCACCTGTATTGTTGATTACCTGACAAACAGATCAGTTTTGTGTTTGAGAAGATGGTCAGGAGCACTGCAGGGGACTTCCTGTACAAATCAGATTTCTGTCATCTCCAGAAATACTTGGATGGCTCTGCAGCCTTAGTACAGGGAACTGGTATGTCCCCCCATAGTGTGGGGACAGTCACCTAATTTTGAGTGTGGGTgagacaaaggagatgattgtggattaTTGGAGGAACAGGAGTAAGCCAAACTCTTTCTTGTCCTGTGGGTGTTTACTTAGACAAGAGATGATTTGATTCTTTAAGATGCTAAATGATTTCCCTTTTTAGGATGAATTAATTATTATATTGTTaagttttattcacaatagcATGAAATtgtgaaagtgagacatttttctATTTCATAAAAAACTAATTGCTCCTCTTtagtttgatggcagcaacacccAAAAAGTTTAGACATGGCCCGGTTTACCACTGAAACTTCTTctgttcttttaacaacagtcctGGACTTCTGAGAATTGAGGAGAGCAGTTGCTGGACCTTTAGAGAGAAATATTGTCCCACTGTTGTCTGATAAAGGCTGCTAACTGCTCAGTTGTCCTAGGTCTTATTAGTCATATGTTTCATGATGTactaaatgttttcagtttgtaaAAGGTTTGGGTTGTTGGCAGGCTAGTCCAGCACCTGGACTTCTACTATAAAGCCATGCCCTTCAAGGCCTTACCTGAACGATGCCTTTCTAGGGATCCAAATTGCCAGTTTTATAGGCACTAATGCACATCCATACCATCaaagatgcaggcttttgaattGAGCCCTGGTAACAAGCTGGATGGTCTCTTCCCCCTTTGAGCATGCAGCGGACATGATTTCCAAACAGAATTTAACATTTCGATTCTTCTGGCCACAGAAATTTTCCACTTCTCCTCAGTCTGTTTTGAATTAGCTTTGTCATGGAGAAGATTGCAgtatttctggatcatgttcacatacgGGTTCTTGTTTGAATGATAAGAGCTTTACCTTGCATTGGTGGATGGTATGGTAAACTGTGTTCATAGACAATgacttctggaagtgttcctgagcccatgcagtgagttccatgacagaatcatccctgtttttaatgcagtgctgcctcaTGGTCTCATAATTattcagtatttatttttttcgaGGTGTATCCTTTGCACAGgggatgtctccagattctctgaatctttttgaTGATTTTATGTATTGAAGATGATGGAATATCACAGTTGTACGTTGAGTAACGTTATTCAGAAATTGCTCTAAAATATAtggatgcagttttttttagattgctGAACCTTTGCCCTTCTTTATCCCTGAGACTTTGGCTTTCTAAAGTGCTAACGTATTATGTCACTGAACTGCTGCAAATTAATCttattagttgcaacatgttcatCCCATTATCTAATTTCATCAAATTccagatgagctaatatttttcattgattagtgaaatgtttcactttcaacatttgacatgttttctatgttcaatTGTGAATTAAATAATTTCTTGAGATTTGCAAATTactgtattttgttttcttgACATTTTAGACAGTTTTCCAACATTTGTGGTGTTGGGTTTTACATAGAAacagttattttatttttataatggGTATCAAGGGTACCTTGTTGGATGTAATACTTGTGTGTGGGCAGATCTCTTACAGGTGCTAACTTTAAATCTTGGAAGTCCTGACTTGTgtacttgttgttttttttcccttttcttttatcTCCTCCTGCCTGCCTTCTTACGTCTGTTTTGATAACTCTACAATCTCTTCTTGCTCGGCTCCTAGTGCCCAGCAAGATGCAGTATTTGAACTGGTCTCCATGGCCTTCAACATAGCCATCTGGTACACCAAGTTTGCCTCAAGACTTGCTGGGAAGGAAAAGTAAGGGCCTTTGTtattatattgttatatattttgTCCAATTTAAAACCTTGCACTTTTTAAGTTTGAACTGCTTGTGGCCTACTGACAGTTATGTCTTGTCTATTTCATAGCATAACAGAGCCCGAAGCCAAAGATGTTCACAGAAGCTTGAAGGTTGCTGCGGGAATTTTTAAAAATCTCAAGGTGATGCAGATGTGCAGAGCTAATAACTTAAAGCAGTGAAACTAGAATTATGGTTCTACTCTTTGTCTCCATCATGTAGACATCGTACAATTTTGTCAACTTGCTTGAGCCAACAAAGAAAAATCCTTTCGGAGACAACCCTGTGAAAGGACTTTTTTTTAGCATGTCTTTTGCCCCACTGCACAAACCTCACTTAAAATCTCACACACGGCTTATTCTCTCAATTTTCTTGTTGcaaatatttaaaagaaaaaacaaaaaaaatctgacataTCAATACCCTATAAGCCTTTTCGTCTTGGCATCTGTTCCATAGGAGGTCCACATCCCTCGGCTCATCACCCCGGCTGAAAAGGGCAGAGACCTGGAGCCCAGAGTGATTGATGCATATATCATCCAGTGTCAAGCAGAGGCTCAAGAAGGTAGCAGCAGACTCCAGCAGGAGGGATAAaaaattctctctctctctctctatacacatatatatatatatatatatatatatatatatatgtgtgtgtgttttatactgtttttttaCTCAAATAAATTGTGACTTGTCTCCTTGTTTTTAGAATTCTTCaactttttttcagatttttttcacaatgattattattaattaattgaattccaattggcttgaattggacttactatctaagtgccttgagatgacatttgttgtatttggcgctatataaataaaaatgaattgaattgaattgaacttcgTGAAAGATTACTTAATATACAGTCGATGAGAGGTGTCCGAGTCCACTGACAGCAGatgaaaatagaatagaatagaatagaatagagtagaatagaaaaatactttattcatcccagtgGGAGAAATTAAAAAATCACCACTATTACCAATTTGTATCAATGTATCAGTTCTCTTTGATTCTCTGTTTATTTACAGTGACAATTGCCAGAGCCATTGAACTGAAGCACAACGCCTCACTTATTGCAGCTTTGGCATTTGAGACAGCAaacttctatcaaaaagccgGTTAGTGTTTTTACATATTTACTTTTTCATTCGTTAGTAAAAGTAGAAACAAATTTATCCAATTCTTTACTTTTCCTTATTTCATTTTAGTAAAATTGCCGGCGCAGAGGCCATTGGTATTTTACGCAGGGCTATTAACACTTATGTCTCTGCAGACCacacactgaacactttggagCCAGAGTGCAGCAGCAAGTGGAGGAAGTatcttcaactgaagcagcACTTTTACATGGCTTACGTAAGTCCATGCGTCTGGTTTCGGCAATGATTTGGAAGAATGCTACTTCTCTTTACACAAACATAACACTCGTTCTGTTTGCAGGCGTACTGCTATCATGGCCAAACGCTGCTGGCCAGTGACAAGTGTGGTGAGGCTATAAGATCCCTACAGGAGGCAGAAAAGTGTACGTATACATGACTGAGCCACattgttttttctatttctgcACTTAACATATTTAACTGCATTTTTAACTGTTAAGTTCATTGAGTTAGATTTTTAAAGGAATCCTTAGCAAACACAATCGTTTTGTCTCATTATAATTCAACATTTGAGTCTTGccacaaaaaaaagctaattagaCAAATTTCATGACATTGAGAAGTGTTTTCTGATATTATGAGTGTATTTATTGTTCTTTTCCGTTTCCTTGGCTAAAACGCTCACTCCTCACAGACACATGTATCTGAAACATGATGAATGGCATGTCTGTAAGTCGTGACACAGGTGTTTCCTCTGCGTTTGCTTTCTGCGTGTCACAGCTTTATTTTTAGATGCATCCTACCATGCTTTgacaagtcaagtcttttgctGGCTTTCCGTCCTGTGCATTGCTTTTGTATTAACAACAAAGATGTTACTGTTTAGGTTACTCCCGTGCTGAGGCACTGTGTAAAGAGTATCGTCAGACCAAAGGCCCGGGTACCACGGCCAAACCATCCGAGCAGCTGTTCTTCCTCAAGCTGGGCGGCCTCATTAAAAACACACTTGAGAAGTGCCAGAGAGAGAATGGCTTTATGTGAGTCGGTCTGAGCACTCGCGTACACACAAATGCATGCAGACTCAGATGCAGTGCAGTCTGTTAGTCTTTGTTGGAAACGTGTTATCTCTTAAGCGATAAACATTATTGTAGTTTAGGACAAACATTTACACATTTTATTTGTGCAagaattattaatttatttcgaTCAGTAGAGGGAGTTTCATAGGCTAAACACTATTAAtctgattttcatttatttgtgtgAACTGACCTTTTTACTGTAGCACATTGatgtttcatttgtttgagaagCCTTTTGCTCAGCATCGGCAAACATCACTGTCATGTGACCCATGATTTTTGATAACACTGTATATATCCTCAGGCTTTTGTGACATCATACTATTTATGCGCTTACATTAACAGCGGCTTGTTGTTCCTCAACAGCTCGCCTCCATCAAAACCAAAGCTTACAAACTCAGAAACACTTTGTCTCCCTTTTTTATTTGCATATTTCTTTGATTCCTCAGATACTTCCATAGGGTCCCAGCTGAGGCGCCCCAGCTGGAGCTGAAGGCGAGCTACGGCCTGGCTGAGCCAATCCCCTTTGAACTGCCATCTCTCAGTGAGCAGTGTACTGGTGAAGTCTACGCCACATTTGATCTGACTAAGGGAGCCAAAAATGACAAGGTAAGACTTGGTTACAATCATTGTTGGGTATAGTTACTTTGGAAAGCAGTTAAGTAGGTTACAACATTACTATCAATTAAAAGTAATCAGTTACTTTACAGCGTTACCTATTAATAAAAGTAACGTATTAGAGTACTCCTGCGTTACCGACAATTAAGAGCCGTTTTAGCGCTTCGCACATGCTGCAGCTTAACTGATGCAGACACGCAGCCTACTTTAAATGCACGGAGACGTCCTGACAATGAATAACATCAGTCATCCAACCAAATTAACTCTGCAGAATAGCAATAACAAGAAAGACAGTCAGTTATATGGCACATagcattatattattatttattttgtaaatcaCAGAACATGTGATCAAAATTCAGGAGTTGCCTCACGTTTGATACCCAGCCCAGGTAGCCGATATGATGCAGTTATGAAAGTGCATTTACGTgtgcttaaaggtagggtaggagatcctggattttgagtccagcgaagctgcattttgaaaatacacaggtaaaaagtcccaacccttttcttcactttcttcccgaaggcacgcctctagagtacatgaacgtgcacgagcactaaggtgcacgagcgctgttctgacagcaagcatcgatcgttgccgtatttagtatttagtttatgctaactatacgtttaataatgctaggtgctagccaagctggctctagtttagcttccttcCAAGCTTCTagacgtgtaattcgttcacggagcagggcacgcgcacgggggggggggggggagagagcagattgcagtttgatagacggcatcagtatccaatcattgtgaacggtccgttcacaatgattggatactgtttttcctagattgtacgttctagaggccactaaaacttttcatatttgtgtcaaaacttttaattaattggttgcaatgggggtgtgaagagtatttcaagcaatatgtaaaaaaatgttccagaaaaagatcccctaccccgcctttaagtaaACAGAATCTGAGGTAAAACGAACAATAAAATCGCTCACTGGCACTCAGCAAGCAAATGACAAATATAGCCTAATAGCTGAACTATGAAAATACTATTCAAGAATCACAGGCCCAAACTCACTTTACCTTTGTCCACTTACATTTACTCTTCAAAGTAGTGATTGAAACGTAGCAAAAGAAGACCAGCGGGATAGAGTGGTGCTTCGAtgcaagatgttttttttaaattcaaagtgAAATTTTTTGAGGTCGACAGAAGCTTTTCACCAACACAGAGAGTGCATTTTACCGTTATGTTGTTCTTGTCCTTTTCGCTGGTGAATTGAAAATAATGTGCGCTCCATGATGAAAACGCTGACCTCTCTGCCATCTTGCCGGGGGTtcgagacacacacacacacacacacacacacacacacacacacacacacacacacacacacacacacacacacacacacacacacacacacacacaggtaatgtAGGTCAGCAGCAGGGCACAGACGCATCACAGCGATGCGCCTCCGCTGACACATGCGCAGGTGGCACAGAACTGTCTGACAAAAACCAGGCTGCAGTCTGGATTTTAACagattacttttaaaaaaaaataacttaagTTACTGATTACCGAACGCACGAAACTAACGTGTTACGTTACTCGATACAAGTAATTAGAGTACTCTAACGCATTACTTTGTAACGCGTTACCCACAACACTGGTTACAATATGCACAAAACCTCAAAAGAACTGTTATATTTTGAGGTTTCATTTAGCAGGAATTGTGTTAGTGCTCTTAGTCTTAGAGTTGAGTTAAAGATCTTTCGATTAATCTACAttaatcattaacattattaattTAATCAATCTATAAAAGCAGTGGTAATTCAGATACTGGCCACATGCTAATGTTTATGTTAATGTCATGGCTTCATTTGGCAATAATGGCGAGACCCAAAGTCCACTCGAGAATTGATATTTTGGACACTACATCAAGTCTGGTATAGCACTTATGTCTGCATAGTCAGTTTTATTACATGCCTTTTTGTTCAAACTACTGATGGAAGC is part of the Odontesthes bonariensis isolate fOdoBon6 chromosome 24, fOdoBon6.hap1, whole genome shotgun sequence genome and harbors:
- the brox gene encoding BRO1 domain-containing protein BROX is translated as MAHWFHRNPLKATAPVSFNFYGVAGSPAANKICNDLRTTRARLLEMFTDVTCNSEMMKNATDAYFSLLQGFIVFLDGTTQENKMRFIQNFKWTDTLQGNTPSAQQDAVFELVSMAFNIAIWYTKFASRLAGKENITEPEAKDVHRSLKVAAGIFKNLKEVHIPRLITPAEKGRDLEPRVIDAYIIQCQAEAQEVTIARAIELKHNASLIAALAFETANFYQKADHTLNTLEPECSSKWRKYLQLKQHFYMAYAYCYHGQTLLASDKCGEAIRSLQEAEKCYSRAEALCKEYRQTKGPGTTAKPSEQLFFLKLGGLIKNTLEKCQRENGFIYFHRVPAEAPQLELKASYGLAEPIPFELPSLSEQCTGEVYATFDLTKGAKNDKAKPKDEEVKPVKEPDLKPQKDTGCVIS